Within Citrus sinensis cultivar Valencia sweet orange chromosome 1, DVS_A1.0, whole genome shotgun sequence, the genomic segment AGCCAGCATTTCGGGACATGACAATACCCCATTTGCTACCCGCTGTAGTCATAGAGGTGACAGAGAAGCCTTCTTTCCACTTCTTATTAATccatttgaaaggaaaaacatCACTAACCTTGTAAGACTGTTGAGTGTAAGGAGCACCTTTagaaaaaaggggaaaaataatcaacaatTTTGAAGACTTTCAGAATGATATGCTAGAGAATTATGGCTCCTTATGGCATCATCCTAGCACTCAgctaaatttataaatttctcagtctaattgattttcttcttttatagtgCATAGATAGATTCCTCCAAATAAGCACAATTTGTCAAAAAGTCAAAACTTTAAACCAGTCTGTAAAAACAGGGTTATCATAAACCTACAGGACGTCCAGAATTCCATCAATTTGTACATATCAGAATCAATCTGTAACacgccttaaaaaaaaaaaaagccaagcTAATTGATTGCCTTCAGCAAAACATACCACAGCCAGGGCACACGTGGATAATTATGAACCAAATTACAGTACTGGACGATACCATATCAGATTCCTGGATTCTATATGAATGCACCaaagaaaagcaaataaatagcataacaaaacaaagaaaaaaaattggtaaatttcAATTACCCTTTGACATAACCACCAAGGCACTACCATTGCATGTACCAGCAACTGAAGTGATATAGTAATTCTTGTCCCACTGTTCCATTATCCACTCCTGAcaagattaaaaagaataaaatacaatCCCTTTTCTGAGCATGATTAAAGTAGTAAAACTGCTCAATGTCGGCCAAGAGTTTTGAGCAATACCAACCTTATGCAAGAAATTATGCGATAATTCATAAACCTGGGAAGTGAACCCTGTCCCTCCATCCATTACAACAGCCCACAAATTATTAGATGAAGCAACACAACTAATGTACAAGCTATCTTCTCTACCCTTCGCCACATGCTGGTGAAGTCTGGAATCCAAAACATTGTAGTGGTACCTGCAGTATAGGTTTACCCATTAGCTAATAACAAGGAAACACAAGACTCTACCACCAACATTTTGAAgataaatcatataaaagcATATATAATTGCCCCCAAACTTTTTTTATCAATCTTAGTTTTGACACTACCCAACACAGGTATCAATCCTCAATCCCTTGAGAATACGAGATATACACTCGGTCTCCAGTTCCACCAAAAGGCTTCATCAACTAACCTAAGACAACACGTTTCATATCTCCCACCAGCGCCGTCCAATATTATTCCATTGTACATTTTTGAAGCATGCACTGTCACTTAGGAATCACATTTTTATCTTAAGGGGAAAGAAACACTGTTTCAATTTTACACTGCCAGATTTACTCATAGATGTAAATTTGACAAGTCATCCCTCAAAACTATTTTTGCATGCCATTTTTAGTGTCATAAAGGCAGAGACAAAAATTCATATGTCATAAAGGCAGAAATGCTTcataatgaatatttaattaccaaataacaaaataaaacaattaagaTCCGAATCAAACattcattttgttaaaaagagacaaaattattaactcaGAAGTTTCTCGATTCATAGGCTTTACCTCTGCTTCATTGGTGATCTAGAGTTATAGACTGAGATCCACTGAGAAGCTGGGAAACCCAACCGAACTTTCTTCTTAAGCTGTCCACCATCTTCCAACACAGCAGGCAATCTTCCCCTTTTTTCACCCACCTAAAACACAAAAGATTTAgcaataaattgtaaaaagaataatccatgttaattaaaacattaatgAGTCAACATAAAATAGCAGGCAACAACCTTCAATGCTCCTACAGTTTTAATAGGTCGCAATGATGCATTGTGGCCTAGGCTGTTCTCAAAAAGGGAAATAAGCTTTGCATAATTAGGTTCTTCATCGAATCTCATGTTGGTGACCATCTCAAGAAACTGCTGAAAAGAAGGAGGGCACAAGCAGCAAAGCATCTCAGGGGAAGTTCCCATCTTCTTCTTGCAAACAAGGAATCCTCTATTCTCTCCCTGCACCACAATAACGCAGCATGGTAAAATAAGTTATCAAGTGAATTCGAAGTAGTCAAAGATACAAGTTGCACTACAGTAAGTAGTGAAATAAACTGACTATCAACAAGTGAATTCGAAGCAGTCAAAGATACAAAGTTGCACTACAGTATGTAGTGAAATAAACTCACAACAAATCCTTGCCAGGGAAGTTTTCCTCTGAGAAGAAATATTAGGGTATATGCCAATGATTCAAGGTCATCTCTTCTGCTTCCGGTCCTACCTAAATGAGCATGTACACTTGCATAACGTACAGTTCCCCtgccaaaaatataaaatatatctgGCTGTCAAAAGATACAGGTATTTTTTGTGCATTGATTTGATGGAAgataaaatcatgaaaatcaATTCTGGCGATTTGATATGGCATAATGAAAAGACAAACCATCACATTAAATAAAAGCATAATATGAAATACATGACATATGCAGAATCAACGAAGCTCAACCATTTTCATGACCTGTTCATCTGGTGTACCAAAAGGCACCAGAATTATGTACTTGTTTAAGGGTAATGGAAAATGTGGTTACCTGAAAACATCGGGCTTTTGGTCATAATCAATATGACGGCCAGAACCTGCATCTCTCCATCTTGAAGCTGAAGTAGACAATATTAGATCAGTTATCAGTGACATCAATATTAGATCAGTTTCTGGTTGATCTCCATCTTATAGCTCATTTTGGTTGTTATCAATGACATAAAATTGTTGAAGTATCTCCATATGCCACATATTGAGTGCTGTTAAAATAGGACCGTGAGAGAAGCCATACCTAAACCAAGATCAACCAGAAACAATTTCTTCTCATCAGGTGTTCCGGGCCGGCCAAGCAAAAAGTTCTCTGGCTTAACATCTCCATGTACAAAACTGAGGTAGAAACCAAGAAGTTGTAGAAAAAATGCAGTAAAAGAGTAAAGGaaataacaaagaaacaaatgaagaGCATAGCAGTTTCAAAGTACCCTCTCAGGTGAAGCTGTTCCAGAATAGATATTCCCTCCACTGCTATACAAGCCACCATCTCTTCAGATAGCCTGTaagaggaagaaaaacaaTGATCAAAGttaaaaacagaaaaacagCAATAACGAAAGGCAGAATGCAATTTTTGGAAACTAACcatggtaattttttaattaaaagaaataaataatcaaacaatgaaaaacAGAGAGAGAATATTCATACATCTGGTTGTTAGAGTTCCAAACATCCCATAAACTTGGGCCTAGCATGTCCATAACCTGGATTCACAGACCCAAAACAATTGAGTACAATGTAATCACAGAAGATTACTGATATCAATAGGcaaaaggtaaaaataatCTTCAACATAAACAGgaaatataaaagaagcaaAGGGTGAAACCTACAAGGATATAGTAGTCTCCTTGCTGGCCTTTGTAATGGACCAAAGGAAGTCCATAACAACCATTAAGAGTGctaaacaataattttgaaacagAAAGATTGGTTAGGACATAAAAGTCAGAGTTAAAACAGCAGAAGAATCAAACCCGCCTACCTATATACTTGCCACTCATAAGGAGGGCTAGAGCTGCACCCTTTATTATTTCGACGCTCAAACTTCATAGCAACCTACAAACGTAACAGGAGAATaccattaacaaaaaaaaccaCTTCCTAATAATTCTGCATGGTTTACTAGAATTGCACAAGAAATTAAACCTCCAAGGCATCAGGCCCACTGCGCCCTATGCCACCGGTCATCCTTCTTCCAACATAAACTTGTCCAAAACCCCCTTTTCCCAGCTTTTTCTCTACCTTGTACAAGGGGGAGTTCCCAAGCTGTATCTGAAGAGGAAAcacacaataaattaaaaataaactacttCCAAGTATTGCCTTAACGCATGAACCAGAAAGACATCACATAGGCTGCCAAAGCTAACAATGCATTGTAACAAGCAGAAACGTTTTCAGTAAAAACAACATGTAAAGCCTAACCATTTTAAAACTTGACCGTATCTTACAAATGCTTGGCTTGTTTTCCCATAAACAACCAAAAAACACATTAGTTTGACTGCTTGTCATGGTTAAGAAGAATGTATTAACAAGGTTAAAGAAAGAAGCAACTACAAAGTCAATAGtcgataaaaatgaaaaatattgattCAGGCTAAGTCTGATGTGACTTTGATATTAGAAAATGGTAATAgaagttgtttatttttctatctaCTAATTTTACTACAAGTGTTCACGACAAAATAGTACCTTCTCAGGAAGTGGACTTGCACTTCCTTCCTCCTGAACAGCCAATAATTTTTCAGCTCTTTGCTCACCTACCTGTTTCACGGGCAAGTCCAAACCTGTTCCACCCCTGCCTCGAAGCCCAGCAACAAAAGTCTTGGTATTCTCTTGATTCACCATTTTGCAGCCTCTACCTCTGCCTCTACCACCTGCGCCTGGATTTGGACAAAATAAAACTGTCTTAACTTGATTTCTTGTTAGAACATCCTAAGACCAGAGCTATAGTGCTATTACCTCTTCCAGCACCACGCTGAGCAGTTGGAGCTAAAGAT encodes:
- the LOC102609857 gene encoding casein kinase 1-like protein HD16, producing MQDLEGGIRRSKRLNKSQENPLSLAPTAQRGAGRGAGGRGRGRGCKMVNQENTKTFVAGLRGRGGTGLDLPVKQVGEQRAEKLLAVQEEGSASPLPEKIQLGNSPLYKVEKKLGKGGFGQVYVGRRMTGGIGRSGPDALEVAMKFERRNNKGCSSSPPYEWQVYSTLNGCYGLPLVHYKGQQGDYYILVMDMLGPSLWDVWNSNNQMLSEEMVACIAVEGISILEQLHLRGFVHGDVKPENFLLGRPGTPDEKKLFLVDLGLASRWRDAGSGRHIDYDQKPDVFRGTVRYASVHAHLGRTGSRRDDLESLAYTLIFLLRGKLPWQGFVGENRGFLVCKKKMGTSPEMLCCLCPPSFQQFLEMVTNMRFDEEPNYAKLISLFENSLGHNASLRPIKTVGALKVGEKRGRLPAVLEDGGQLKKKVRLGFPASQWISVYNSRSPMKQRYHYNVLDSRLHQHVAKGREDSLYISCVASSNNLWAVVMDGGTGFTSQVYELSHNFLHKEWIMEQWDKNYYITSVAGTCNGSALVVMSKGAPYTQQSYKVSDVFPFKWINKKWKEGFSVTSMTTAGSKWGIVMSRNAGYSNQVVELDFLYPSEGIHRRWENGYRITSTAATEDQAAFILSSPKKKSPDVMQETLRTSAFPCTHVKDKWSKNLYISSIGYGRTVS